In Oryza brachyantha chromosome 2, ObraRS2, whole genome shotgun sequence, a single window of DNA contains:
- the LOC102711784 gene encoding GATA transcription factor 11-like, producing the protein MAGVGFVEEMLREQSLLEATCGDLFDHIEDLLDFPKEESAADVLLLDAPAPGSPLTSRIIDVGGRGAVAAAPPPSGQMMALPPPPAPAKDDAAGLFDAVAFDRKDAHIGSCDDLDMDMAQLEWLSDLFDDGTIPHEPSFPGANCAAPIKASALAANAGVVLPDKMEEALFRSSSPISVLEHSGFNAAPNGGSSSSSSSSASSSSESFSGNGHAWSAPVSPRPEPPVLIIPARARSKRSRPSAFPAVRTSPAETETTILVPTPMYSSTSSHSDPESIAESSPHPPPMKKKKKAKKPAAPATSDADGEADADGDADYEEGGARALPPGTVRRCTHCQIEKTPQWRAGPLGPKTLCNACGVRYKSGRLFPEYRPAASPTFVPSIHSNSHKKVVEMRQKATRSADASCDLLQYIRRRD; encoded by the exons ATGGCGGGCGTTGGATTCGTGGAGGAGATGCTGCGGGAGCAGAGCCTCCTGGAGGCGACGTGCGGCGACCTGTTCGACCACATCGAGGACCTGCTCGACTTCCCCAAGGAGGAGTCGGCGGCCGACGTGCTCCTGCTCGACGCGCCGGCGCCCGGCAGCCCGCTGACGTCGCGCATCATCGACGTCGGCGGCCGtggcgccgtggcggcggcgcccccgccGTCGGGGCAGATGATGGCGCTGCCTCCCCCGCCGGCCCCCGCCAAGGACGACGCCGCGGGGCTGTTCGACGCCGTGGCGTTCGACCGCAAGGACGCGCACATTGGCTCG TGTGATGACCTGGACATGGACATGGCGCAGCTGGAGTGGCTGTCGGATCTGTTCGACGATGGAACCATCCCGCACGAGCCGAGCTTCCCCGGGGCCAACTGCGCGGCGCCGATCAAGGCGTCCGCGCTGGCGGCCAACGCCGGCGTCGTGCTGCCGGACAAGATGGAGGAGGCGCTGTTCCGTAGCTCCAGCCCCATCTCGGTGCTGGAGCACAGCGGGTTCAATGCTGCCCCCAATGgggggtcgtcgtcgtcgtcttcgtcgtcggcgtcctcgtcgtcggagtCGTTCTCGGGCAATGGCCACGCGTGGTCTGCCCCCGTCTCGCCGCGCCCGGAGCCGCCTGTGCTCATCATCCCGGCGCGGGCACGCAGCAAGCGGTCCCGCCCGTCCGCGTTCCCGGCCGTTCGCACCTCGCCGGCTGAGACGGAGACCACCATCCTCGTGCCGACGCCGATGTACTCGTCCACCTCGTCGCACTCGGATCCCGAGAGCATTGCCGAGTCCAGCCCGCACCCGCCGccgatgaagaagaagaagaaggccaagAAGCCGGCCGCCCCCGCCACctccgacgccgacggcgaggccgatgCCGACGGGGACGCCGACTACGAGgaaggcggcgcgcgcgcgctcccgccggGCACCGTGCGGCGGTGCACGCACTGCCAGATCGAGAAGACGCCGCAGTGGCGCGCGGGTCCCCTCGGCCCCAAGACGCTCTGCAACGCCTGCGGCGTGCGCTACAAGTCCGGCCGCCTCTTCCCGGAGTACCGCCCGGCGGCCAGCCCCACCTTCGTGCCGTCCATCCATTCCAACTCCCACAAGAAGGTGGTCGAGATGCGCCAGAAGGCTACACGGAGCGCCGACGCGTCCTGCGACCTCCTGCAGTACATCCGCCGCCGGGACTAA